In Comamonadaceae bacterium OS-1, a single window of DNA contains:
- the dgkA gene encoding diacylglycerol kinase, whose amino-acid sequence MESPTAQKSRKGLSRLWHAAGYSLAGLRAGWQETAFRQEAIAALALVPLAAWMAQTWVEFALLAGSVVLLMVVELLNTGIETAIDRIGPEWHPLSKRAKDMGSAAVLLTVLVTATIWILALVQRFSA is encoded by the coding sequence ATGGAATCGCCTACCGCCCAAAAATCCCGCAAGGGACTCAGCCGCCTGTGGCACGCCGCTGGCTATTCGCTGGCAGGCCTGCGGGCCGGTTGGCAGGAGACCGCCTTTCGCCAGGAAGCCATCGCCGCATTGGCACTGGTGCCGCTGGCGGCCTGGATGGCCCAAACCTGGGTGGAATTTGCCCTGCTGGCGGGATCGGTGGTGTTGTTGATGGTGGTGGAGCTGCTCAATACCGGGATCGAAACCGCCATTGACCGCATCGGCCCCGAATGGCACCCCCTGTCCAAGCGCGCCAAAGACATGGGCAGCGCCGCGGTACTGCTGACCGTGCTGGTCACGGCCACCATCTGGATTCTGGCGCTGGTGCAGCGCTTCAGCGCTTAA
- the glnB gene encoding nitrogen regulatory protein P-II 1, protein MKQITAILKPFKVEEVREALAECGVTGLTVTEVKGFGRQKGHTELYRGAEYVVDFLPKVKIEVVVKTEEVDRCVEAIVRAARTGKIGDGKIFITSVERVVRIRTGEQDEAAV, encoded by the coding sequence ATGAAACAAATTACCGCCATCCTCAAACCTTTCAAAGTGGAAGAAGTACGCGAAGCCCTGGCCGAATGCGGCGTGACCGGCCTCACTGTCACCGAAGTCAAGGGTTTTGGCCGCCAGAAGGGCCACACCGAGCTCTACCGCGGTGCCGAATACGTGGTCGACTTCCTGCCCAAAGTGAAGATCGAGGTGGTAGTGAAAACCGAAGAGGTCGACCGCTGCGTAGAGGCCATTGTCCGCGCCGCCCGCACCGGCAAGATCGGCGACGGCAAGATCTTCATCACCAGCGTCGAGCGCGTCGTGCGCATCCGCACCGGCGAGCAGGACGAAGCGGCGGTATAG
- the nadE gene encoding glutamine-dependent NAD(+) synthetase, with amino-acid sequence MTLKLCVAQLNFVVGDLAGNAQKIIDAARTAYADGARLVLTPELSICGYAAEDLFLRPAFIAACDDAVKTVARELAGLKGLHVVVGHPQGGDDRTKSVAVQYRFNVASVFCEGQLVATHIKRELPNYQVFDERRYFTPGQGVCVFAVEGVQVGLLICEDAWFDAPALSAKAAGAELLAVINASPFHMGKGGERVLRMADRARSVALPLVYAHIVGGQDEVVFDGGSFCVNADGALSGRAPSFKENLFFVQTVRAQAAIELVANIEPERSLHAELWDALVLGLRDYVGKNRFPGVLLGLSGGIDSALVLALAVDALGKDRVRTVMMPSPYTADISWIDARDMAARVGVQYDEISILPEFEAFKASLAVHFIGRDEDTTEENIQARIRGTLLMALSNKFGSIVVTTGNKSEMATGYCTLYGDMAGGFAVIKDVAKTLVFALARWRNANDPYGTVSNPIPERIITRPPSAELRADQTDQDSLPPYEVLDAILERYMENDQSLETIIAAGFAPADVERVTRLIKINEYKRRQSPVGIRVTHRSFGKDWRYPITSKFRA; translated from the coding sequence TACGCAGATGGTGCCCGGCTGGTACTGACCCCCGAGCTGTCGATTTGCGGCTACGCGGCCGAAGATTTGTTCCTGCGCCCGGCCTTCATTGCTGCGTGCGATGATGCCGTGAAAACAGTGGCCCGCGAACTCGCCGGGTTAAAAGGCCTGCACGTGGTGGTGGGCCACCCCCAGGGCGGCGATGACCGCACCAAATCGGTGGCGGTGCAGTACCGTTTCAACGTCGCCAGCGTGTTCTGCGAAGGCCAACTGGTGGCTACCCACATCAAGCGCGAGCTGCCCAATTACCAGGTGTTTGACGAGCGCCGCTACTTCACGCCAGGGCAGGGCGTGTGCGTGTTTGCGGTCGAGGGCGTGCAAGTGGGTCTGCTGATTTGTGAAGATGCCTGGTTCGACGCGCCCGCGCTGTCCGCCAAAGCGGCTGGAGCCGAACTGCTGGCCGTCATCAACGCCTCGCCCTTCCACATGGGCAAAGGCGGCGAGCGGGTGCTGCGCATGGCCGACCGCGCCCGCAGCGTGGCGCTACCGCTGGTGTACGCGCACATCGTGGGCGGACAGGACGAGGTGGTGTTTGACGGCGGCTCGTTCTGCGTGAATGCCGACGGTGCCCTGAGTGGCCGCGCCCCCAGTTTTAAAGAAAATCTGTTCTTTGTGCAGACGGTACGGGCGCAAGCGGCTATTGAATTGGTAGCAAATATCGAACCCGAGCGCAGCCTGCATGCCGAGCTGTGGGATGCGCTGGTGCTGGGCCTGCGCGACTACGTGGGCAAAAACCGCTTCCCCGGCGTGCTGCTGGGCCTGTCGGGCGGCATCGACTCGGCCCTGGTGCTGGCGCTTGCGGTGGACGCGCTGGGCAAGGACCGGGTGCGCACGGTGATGATGCCCTCGCCCTACACGGCCGACATTTCCTGGATTGACGCGCGCGACATGGCCGCCCGGGTGGGCGTGCAGTACGACGAAATCTCCATCCTGCCCGAGTTTGAAGCCTTCAAGGCCTCGCTGGCGGTGCACTTCATTGGCCGCGACGAAGACACCACCGAAGAAAACATCCAGGCCCGCATCCGCGGCACGCTGCTGATGGCCTTGAGCAACAAATTCGGCAGCATTGTGGTAACCACAGGTAACAAGAGCGAGATGGCTACCGGCTACTGCACGCTGTACGGCGACATGGCGGGCGGCTTCGCGGTCATCAAGGACGTGGCCAAAACCCTGGTGTTTGCGCTGGCCCGCTGGCGCAACGCCAACGACCCGTATGGCACCGTCAGCAACCCCATCCCCGAGCGCATCATCACCCGCCCGCCCAGTGCCGAGCTGCGCGCCGACCAGACCGACCAGGACAGCCTGCCGCCCTACGAGGTGCTGGACGCCATCCTGGAGCGCTACATGGAAAACGACCAAAGCCTGGAGACCATCATCGCCGCCGGGTTTGCGCCTGCCGACGTGGAGCGCGTCACCCGGCTGATTAAAATCAACGAGTACAAACGCCGCCAGTCGCCCGTCGGAATCCGGGTAACCCACCGCAGCTTTGGCAAGGATTGGCGCTATCCTATTACGAGCAAATTTCGCGCTTGA